A region of Piscinibacter gummiphilus DNA encodes the following proteins:
- a CDS encoding tetratricopeptide repeat protein, giving the protein MASRLLSRLDAEIAAARHPLKADCLRAERAGFLARQGHLDEARQVLSTLHMQYAANPHAVMSAWLSLGEGLLSHFSDLGPAAHDRMRRAYALSGAARDMKLHALSAAWLAHMDYTQYDFDAMVRHVGEALSLAEPGDHGTRSRACLVIAQAYHFGGRYDLAQPWYAKVRLHGNADGDEATLSALMHNMAWLHASHARQQALTASGEGVATPQMLMSAESTGNFDQLVGTASLDALVPILRAQILSLQGRPADALVLYDQHLASAMVQGLARMQGSLRADMAWCRYQLGQHREAMRDAVEAAQAAEHETDLDDRAAAHSRLFRVFTELGEPETAARHAVRADSDWKAHVRDQLAVVASLNRLTEALPA; this is encoded by the coding sequence ATGGCCTCGCGCCTTCTGAGCCGGCTCGACGCGGAGATCGCTGCGGCCCGGCATCCGCTGAAGGCCGACTGCCTGCGCGCCGAGCGCGCGGGCTTCCTCGCACGCCAGGGGCACCTCGACGAGGCCCGCCAGGTGCTGTCCACGCTGCACATGCAGTACGCGGCCAACCCGCACGCGGTGATGAGCGCATGGCTGAGCCTCGGGGAAGGCCTGCTCAGCCACTTCAGCGACCTGGGCCCGGCCGCGCACGACCGCATGCGCCGGGCGTACGCGCTGAGCGGTGCCGCGCGCGACATGAAGCTCCATGCGCTGTCCGCGGCCTGGCTCGCGCACATGGACTACACCCAGTACGACTTCGACGCCATGGTGCGTCACGTCGGCGAGGCGCTGTCGCTCGCCGAACCCGGCGACCACGGCACCCGTTCGCGTGCCTGCCTCGTGATCGCGCAGGCCTACCACTTCGGCGGCCGCTACGACCTCGCCCAGCCCTGGTACGCGAAGGTGCGCCTGCACGGCAACGCCGACGGCGACGAGGCCACGCTGAGCGCGCTGATGCACAACATGGCCTGGCTGCACGCGAGCCATGCGCGCCAGCAGGCGCTGACCGCGTCCGGCGAGGGCGTGGCCACGCCGCAGATGCTGATGAGCGCGGAGTCCACCGGCAACTTCGACCAGCTGGTGGGCACCGCGTCGCTCGACGCGCTGGTGCCCATCCTGCGCGCCCAGATCCTCTCGCTGCAGGGCCGGCCCGCCGACGCCCTCGTGCTGTACGACCAGCACCTGGCCTCGGCCATGGTGCAGGGCCTGGCGCGCATGCAGGGCAGCCTGCGTGCCGACATGGCGTGGTGCCGCTACCAGCTGGGCCAGCACCGCGAGGCCATGCGCGACGCGGTGGAAGCCGCCCAGGCCGCCGAACACGAGACCGACCTCGACGACCGCGCCGCGGCCCACAGCCGCCTGTTCCGGGTGTTCACCGAACTCGGCGAGCCCGAAACGGCGGCCCGCCATGCGGTGCGCGCCGACAGCGACTGGAAGGCCCACGTGCGCGACCAGCTGGCCGTGGTGGCCAGCCTGAACCGGCTGACCGAGGCGCTGCCCGCCTGA
- a CDS encoding tetratricopeptide repeat protein — MDITIQNFETDLINASLEQPVLLDIWAPWCGPCKQLTPVLEALEVSYAGRFKLAKLNADEQPEISGQLSQMFGVRSIPFCVLFKEGQPVDGFVGALPEAKLREFLDKHVASPEEAEAGEEAALADELLAEGNPESALERLQEAVAIDPANDAIRNDYLRALLTLGRTDEARRAFEPVASKVQFDARLAAAGHWIDAQEKAATARAPEALAAAIAANKRDFDARFELAQTHFAAQRFTEAMDELLEILMRDKAWKEELARKTYVAILELMTKPAAAPKADAAPKGALEVAGKVNTAPADPVVDQYRRRLSMTLF; from the coding sequence ATGGACATCACCATTCAGAATTTCGAGACCGACCTGATCAACGCATCCCTGGAGCAGCCGGTGCTGCTCGACATCTGGGCGCCGTGGTGCGGTCCCTGCAAGCAGCTCACCCCCGTGCTGGAGGCCCTGGAGGTCTCGTACGCCGGGCGGTTCAAGCTTGCGAAGCTCAATGCCGACGAACAGCCGGAGATCTCCGGCCAGCTGTCCCAGATGTTCGGGGTGCGCAGCATCCCGTTCTGCGTGCTCTTCAAGGAAGGCCAGCCCGTCGACGGCTTCGTGGGCGCCCTGCCCGAGGCCAAGCTGCGCGAGTTCCTCGACAAGCACGTGGCGAGCCCCGAGGAGGCCGAGGCCGGCGAGGAAGCCGCGCTGGCCGACGAACTGCTGGCCGAGGGCAACCCGGAGAGCGCGCTCGAGCGCCTGCAGGAAGCCGTGGCCATCGACCCCGCGAACGACGCGATCCGCAACGACTACCTGCGCGCCCTGCTGACGCTGGGCCGCACCGACGAAGCCCGCCGCGCGTTCGAGCCGGTGGCCAGCAAGGTGCAGTTCGACGCCCGACTGGCCGCCGCCGGCCACTGGATCGACGCCCAGGAGAAGGCCGCCACGGCCCGCGCGCCCGAAGCCCTGGCCGCCGCCATCGCCGCCAACAAGCGCGACTTCGACGCCCGCTTCGAGCTGGCCCAGACCCACTTCGCCGCCCAGCGCTTCACCGAGGCGATGGACGAACTGCTCGAGATCCTGATGCGCGACAAGGCGTGGAAGGAAGAACTGGCACGCAAGACCTACGTGGCCATCCTCGAGCTGATGACCAAGCCGGCGGCCGCGCCGAAGGCCGATGCCGCGCCCAAGGGGGCGCTGGAGGTGGCGGGCAAGGTGAACACCGCGCCGGCCGATCCGGTGGTCGACCAGTACCGCCGCCGGCTGAGCATGACGCTGTTCTGA